Proteins from one Amycolatopsis benzoatilytica AK 16/65 genomic window:
- a CDS encoding macrolide family glycosyltransferase, with translation MTHLCMVNLPSHGHVLPSLEVIRELVGRGHRVSYANDPAFADVITAAGADFVPYRSTLLSYLDGRTDWPSDEIAHRDLFLDDAIAMIPQLRTAFGRDRPDLVLYDQGVGAVRVLAEHWRVPHVMFSPNSVPDRGDDELLREFEQRRRSPRFSVHYERWAEWLRDNGIPSGYLGRPARELALIPRVLQPNPDRVDARRTTFVGPCFGSRSTAPAWQAPAGAERVLLVSLGSTFTSQPGFYRECVTAFGDLPGWHVVLQVGKHVDPAALGELPGTVEVRDWVPQMAVLEKAAAFVTHGGMGGCVEALFHGVPMIAVPQDPHTDQPDNADALVRLGVGRRIDPGDATAAVLRQNLLELVGAPEVPARLAQVRRELMAEGGTGRAADLIEAELSGVRGGSASAAP, from the coding sequence GTGACGCACCTCTGCATGGTGAATCTGCCGTCGCACGGCCATGTGCTGCCGAGCCTGGAGGTGATCCGGGAACTCGTCGGCCGCGGACACCGGGTGAGCTATGCCAATGATCCCGCGTTCGCCGACGTGATCACGGCGGCCGGCGCGGACTTCGTGCCGTACCGGTCCACGCTGCTGTCCTATCTGGACGGCCGGACGGACTGGCCGTCCGACGAGATCGCGCACCGGGACCTGTTCCTCGACGACGCGATCGCGATGATCCCGCAGCTGCGGACGGCATTCGGCCGGGACCGGCCGGACCTGGTCCTCTACGACCAGGGCGTGGGCGCGGTGCGGGTGCTGGCCGAGCACTGGCGGGTGCCGCACGTGATGTTCTCGCCGAACTCCGTCCCGGACCGCGGCGACGACGAACTCCTGCGCGAATTCGAACAACGACGGCGTTCTCCGCGCTTCTCCGTCCACTACGAACGGTGGGCGGAATGGCTGCGCGACAACGGAATCCCGTCCGGATACCTGGGCCGCCCGGCCCGAGAGCTGGCCCTGATCCCCCGGGTGCTGCAGCCGAACCCCGACCGGGTGGACGCCCGGCGGACCACCTTCGTCGGCCCCTGCTTCGGTTCCCGTTCGACGGCACCCGCGTGGCAGGCGCCTGCCGGGGCTGAGCGAGTGCTGCTCGTGTCGCTGGGATCCACGTTCACCAGTCAGCCGGGGTTCTACCGCGAATGCGTCACGGCGTTCGGCGATCTGCCGGGCTGGCACGTGGTGCTCCAGGTCGGCAAACACGTCGATCCGGCCGCGCTCGGCGAACTGCCCGGCACCGTCGAGGTACGGGACTGGGTGCCGCAGATGGCGGTGCTGGAGAAGGCCGCCGCGTTCGTCACCCACGGCGGGATGGGCGGCTGCGTGGAGGCGCTGTTCCACGGGGTGCCGATGATCGCCGTCCCGCAGGACCCGCACACCGACCAGCCGGACAACGCCGACGCGCTGGTCCGGCTCGGCGTCGGCCGCAGGATCGACCCGGGCGACGCGACTGCGGCCGTGCTGCGGCAGAACTTGCTGGAGCTGGTGGGAGCGCCGGAAGTGCCCGCTCGGCTGGCGCAGGTCCGCCGGGAGCTGATGGCGGAAGGCGGGACCGGGCGGGCTGCCGACCTGATCGAGGCGGAGCTGTCGGGGGTCCGCGGAGGTTCGGCTTCAGCTGCGCCATGA
- a CDS encoding ABC transporter ATP-binding protein: MSGGSLPVADSRAVRRESLRLLRADPGAVTVIVVLNCAAAVLGLAAPWLVGEIVDRVSAGATGSAVDLLAVAMVAFAVAQLLVTRFARYAAFRFGERSLASLRERFVDDTLALPVPVVERAGVGDLVTRGSSDVAQVGGTLRDAIPDLFVSVVQAVFILGAVFALHPLLGLCALAGLPLMWCVTRWYLNRSRTAYLAEGEANSALADAVAATAEGARAVEVFGLQQQRIDATERAIDSSYAARMRTLSLRTVFIPGTVFAHSIPVAVILVAGGGAHRAGLLSLGAVIAAGLYLWQLVDPLDHVLFWLEQLQSSGASLARIKGVAEAAAGDEPAAAVPVDNRIEVKGLCYAYHGTADVLHDLDLTVHPGERLAIVGPSGAGKSTLGRLLAGMDAPRAGSVTVGGAEAHRLAPGRALLVTQEHHIFVGTLRDNLAMAAPAAPDERLAWALDAVGATWAPALPDGLDTELGDPARGDSSLDPAQAQQIALARVLLADPHTVVLDETTAMLDPNAARRVERALAAVLHGRTVIAIAHRLHTAYDADRVAVLEHGRLTELGSHYDLLAARGTYAALWQSWRS, from the coding sequence ATGAGCGGCGGGTCGCTGCCGGTGGCGGACAGCCGCGCGGTGCGTCGCGAGAGCCTGCGGCTTCTGCGCGCCGACCCGGGCGCCGTGACCGTGATCGTCGTCCTGAACTGCGCGGCGGCAGTGCTCGGGCTGGCTGCCCCGTGGCTGGTCGGCGAGATCGTCGACCGGGTGAGCGCGGGCGCCACCGGGTCCGCGGTGGACCTCTTGGCGGTGGCGATGGTGGCCTTCGCGGTGGCACAGCTGCTGGTCACCCGGTTCGCGCGGTACGCGGCGTTCCGGTTCGGGGAGCGGTCGCTGGCCAGTCTGCGCGAGCGGTTCGTGGACGACACGCTCGCCCTGCCGGTGCCGGTGGTGGAACGCGCCGGGGTCGGCGACCTGGTCACCCGAGGCTCCAGCGACGTCGCGCAAGTCGGCGGCACGCTGCGCGACGCGATCCCGGACTTGTTCGTCTCGGTGGTGCAGGCTGTGTTCATCCTCGGCGCCGTTTTCGCGTTGCATCCGCTGCTCGGCCTGTGCGCGCTGGCGGGTCTTCCGCTGATGTGGTGCGTGACGCGCTGGTACCTCAACCGGTCCCGCACGGCCTACCTCGCCGAGGGAGAGGCGAACTCGGCGCTCGCGGACGCCGTGGCCGCGACCGCCGAGGGCGCCCGCGCCGTCGAGGTGTTCGGCCTGCAGCAGCAGCGGATCGACGCTACCGAACGCGCGATCGATTCCTCGTACGCCGCGAGGATGCGGACGCTGTCGCTGCGAACGGTCTTCATCCCGGGAACAGTGTTCGCCCACTCGATCCCGGTTGCGGTGATCCTCGTCGCGGGCGGCGGCGCGCACCGGGCCGGGCTGCTCAGCCTCGGCGCGGTGATCGCGGCCGGACTGTACCTGTGGCAGCTCGTGGACCCGCTGGACCACGTGCTGTTCTGGTTGGAGCAACTGCAAAGCAGCGGAGCGTCCCTCGCCAGGATCAAGGGCGTCGCCGAAGCCGCGGCCGGCGACGAACCGGCCGCCGCCGTCCCGGTCGACAACCGGATCGAGGTCAAGGGCCTGTGCTACGCCTACCACGGCACCGCCGACGTCCTCCACGACCTGGACCTGACGGTGCACCCCGGCGAACGGCTGGCCATCGTCGGCCCGTCCGGCGCGGGCAAGTCCACTCTGGGCCGCTTGCTGGCCGGGATGGACGCTCCGAGGGCGGGCAGCGTCACCGTGGGAGGCGCCGAGGCGCACCGGCTCGCCCCCGGCCGGGCGCTGCTGGTCACCCAGGAACACCACATATTCGTCGGCACCCTCCGGGACAACCTGGCGATGGCGGCGCCCGCAGCCCCCGACGAGCGGCTCGCCTGGGCGCTGGATGCGGTCGGCGCCACCTGGGCGCCGGCCTTGCCGGACGGCCTCGACACCGAACTGGGCGATCCGGCACGCGGCGACAGCTCGCTCGATCCCGCTCAGGCACAGCAGATCGCGCTCGCCCGGGTCCTGCTGGCCGACCCGCACACGGTGGTCCTCGACGAGACCACCGCGATGCTCGACCCGAACGCGGCACGGCGGGTCGAACGCGCCCTCGCCGCGGTCCTGCACGGCCGGACGGTCATCGCTATCGCGCACCGGCTGCACACCGCCTACGACGCCGACCGCGTCGCGGTGCTGGAGCACGGCAGGCTCACCGAACTCGGCAGCCACTACGACCTCCTTGCCGCGCGGGGAACTTACGCCGCGTTGTGGCAGTCATGGCGCAGCTGA